One window of the Microvirga mediterraneensis genome contains the following:
- a CDS encoding adenylate/guanylate cyclase domain-containing protein encodes MANLEDWIIEQGLRGADVGSLLSGFAERLVAEGMPLVRAYLALPTVNPTIRVYTHVWTRSAGLMVEGVSHERNDLAFDRSPFNHMMQAGQTSCYWLLDGPETRPFDVFEDVRREGGTDYLARLFSFENASAPDLRGIGISFSSSRPEGFRPEEIARIDALLPLLGLAAYRMTLFDLTVAMLDTYVGLSAGRRVLSGEIRRGFGTTITAALLFADLRGFTALADTAGMDLIARLDRHLEAMADPVAEEGGEVLKFMGDGVLAAFPITEERSREQACAAAIRAAQTALERNAETNRRHAGETPLSLDIALHCGDVFYGNIGAAGRLDFTVIGPAVNEVSRMEALCNSLQCSVILSDSVASVSPVPVRSLGRHRLRGIAAERELFTFASVSVSPARPPSA; translated from the coding sequence ATGGCGAATCTCGAAGACTGGATCATCGAACAGGGCCTGCGGGGAGCGGATGTGGGCTCTCTGCTCTCGGGCTTCGCCGAGCGTCTGGTGGCCGAGGGGATGCCGCTGGTCAGAGCGTATCTCGCCCTGCCGACCGTCAATCCGACGATCCGGGTCTACACCCATGTCTGGACTCGCTCGGCCGGCCTGATGGTCGAGGGCGTGTCCCACGAACGCAATGATCTTGCCTTCGACCGGAGCCCTTTCAACCACATGATGCAGGCCGGGCAGACGAGTTGTTACTGGCTGCTCGACGGTCCTGAGACCCGGCCCTTCGATGTTTTCGAGGACGTACGGCGCGAGGGCGGAACCGATTATCTGGCGCGCCTCTTCAGCTTCGAGAACGCCAGCGCACCGGACTTGCGGGGCATTGGCATCTCATTCTCCAGCAGCCGCCCTGAAGGCTTCCGGCCGGAGGAGATCGCTCGGATCGATGCGCTTCTGCCCCTGCTGGGGCTCGCGGCCTATCGCATGACGCTGTTCGACCTGACGGTCGCGATGCTCGACACCTATGTGGGGCTCTCTGCCGGTCGTAGGGTCCTGAGCGGCGAGATCCGACGCGGGTTCGGCACGACGATCACGGCGGCGCTCCTCTTCGCGGATCTGCGCGGCTTCACCGCCCTGGCCGATACGGCCGGCATGGACCTGATTGCGCGGCTGGACCGGCATCTCGAAGCCATGGCGGATCCCGTGGCCGAGGAGGGCGGTGAGGTGCTCAAGTTCATGGGCGACGGCGTCCTGGCGGCCTTCCCGATCACCGAGGAACGCTCGCGAGAGCAGGCCTGCGCGGCGGCCATTCGTGCGGCGCAGACGGCGCTGGAGCGGAATGCCGAGACCAACCGGCGCCACGCCGGCGAGACGCCGCTGAGCCTCGATATCGCGCTCCATTGCGGCGACGTGTTCTACGGCAATATCGGGGCGGCCGGGCGCCTCGACTTCACCGTGATCGGGCCCGCCGTCAACGAGGTCAGCCGCATGGAGGCCCTTTGCAACAGCCTCCAATGCTCCGTGATCCTGTCCGACAGCGTCGCATCGGTGAGCCCCGTTCCCGTACGCTCGCTCGGCCGTCATCGGCTCCGGGGCATCGCCGCGGAGCGGGAGCTCTTCACCTTCGCGTCCGTCAGCGTCTCGCCAGCCCGACCCCCATCAGCTTGA
- a CDS encoding DUF1194 domain-containing protein has translation MRSVLIGLVAFSLLTAPALAESVDLELVFAADGSGSIDDSELRLQRQGWAEALTSADVLSGIKDGPIGAIAVAFMEWGGPSSQVLIVDWHVIRDEASAKVFADKLMTAPRGAYGYNSISNAIDFSVRLVETNAHEGTRKVIDVSGDGPNMNGRSLEQARADALAKGFTINALAISRPGSGRPGGPGGMTLEDYYGRSVIGGPGSFVEIADETRPLAGAARRKLLTEIAGTGGTSRHASR, from the coding sequence ATGCGATCCGTTCTGATAGGCCTTGTTGCATTCTCTCTCCTGACCGCTCCGGCATTGGCCGAATCCGTCGACCTAGAGCTGGTCTTCGCCGCCGATGGATCGGGCTCCATCGACGATTCCGAACTGCGTCTCCAGCGGCAGGGCTGGGCCGAGGCGCTCACGAGTGCCGATGTCCTCAGCGGCATCAAGGATGGTCCCATTGGGGCCATCGCCGTGGCTTTCATGGAGTGGGGCGGGCCGAGCTCCCAGGTGCTCATCGTCGACTGGCACGTGATCCGCGACGAGGCGAGCGCGAAGGTTTTCGCCGACAAGCTCATGACCGCGCCTCGAGGCGCCTATGGTTACAATTCCATCTCCAATGCCATAGACTTCTCCGTCCGCCTCGTCGAGACCAACGCCCATGAGGGCACGCGCAAGGTCATCGACGTGTCGGGTGACGGGCCGAACATGAACGGCCGCTCCCTGGAGCAGGCGAGGGCGGACGCGCTGGCCAAGGGCTTCACCATCAACGCGCTGGCGATAAGCCGCCCCGGCAGCGGCCGCCCGGGCGGGCCCGGCGGGATGACGCTGGAGGATTATTACGGCCGGAGCGTCATCGGCGGGCCGGGCTCCTTCGTCGAGATCGCCGACGAGACGCGGCCCCTCGCGGGCGCCGCCCGCCGCAAGCTGCTGACGGAGATCGCCGGAACGGGCGGCACTTCGCGTCATGCGAGCCGGTGA
- a CDS encoding esterase-like activity of phytase family protein has translation MSVRLFAALPLTVLLGTSALAQQQFPAVLAGHAVLPALSFVDAPADAPADLKVSGKFTTGKRIEALGTVEGTSGDRPTGVKLPFKGQPLQGHSGIKSMGDGTFWVITDNGFGSKATSPDSMLYLNRHRIDWDKGSVERLETVFLHDPDKKVPFRIANEATEKRYLTGSDFDLESFQPIGDKLWIAEEFGPYLIKADRSGKVEAVFETVIDGKPARSPDHYAVTTPAAPNGTVNFNVRRSKGYEGMAASKDGKFLYALLEGPVWDAERKQWESVDGREYLRILEFDVAGEKWTGRHWKYVLDQNGLAIGDFNMIDGTTGLIIERDNGEGTADKACPQGERRPDCFQDPAKFKRIVKIELSDANVGNPVRKIGYVDLMQIADPNKKARKPLNDNVLTFPFFTIENVDVVDERHIIVGNDNNLPFSSSREPNKQDDNEFVLLDVADLLKAK, from the coding sequence ATGTCCGTTCGTCTTTTCGCGGCCCTGCCGCTGACCGTGCTGCTCGGCACGAGCGCCCTGGCGCAGCAGCAATTCCCGGCCGTCCTTGCCGGCCATGCCGTTCTGCCCGCCCTGAGCTTCGTCGATGCTCCCGCGGATGCCCCGGCCGACCTGAAGGTTTCCGGCAAGTTCACGACCGGCAAGCGCATCGAGGCGCTCGGCACCGTCGAGGGCACCTCGGGCGACCGTCCGACCGGCGTGAAGCTGCCCTTCAAGGGACAGCCGCTCCAGGGCCATTCCGGCATCAAATCCATGGGCGACGGCACCTTCTGGGTGATCACCGACAACGGGTTCGGATCCAAAGCCACGTCGCCGGATTCGATGCTCTACCTCAACCGCCATCGCATCGACTGGGACAAGGGCTCCGTCGAGCGCCTGGAGACGGTGTTCCTGCACGATCCGGACAAGAAGGTTCCGTTCCGCATCGCCAACGAGGCGACCGAGAAGCGCTATCTCACGGGATCCGATTTCGACCTCGAAAGCTTCCAGCCCATCGGCGACAAGCTCTGGATCGCCGAGGAATTCGGACCCTATCTGATCAAGGCCGACCGCTCGGGCAAGGTCGAAGCCGTGTTCGAGACGGTCATCGACGGAAAGCCCGCGCGCTCTCCCGATCATTATGCCGTGACGACGCCTGCGGCTCCCAATGGAACCGTCAATTTCAACGTGCGCCGCTCCAAGGGCTATGAGGGCATGGCCGCCTCCAAGGACGGCAAGTTCCTCTATGCGCTTCTCGAAGGCCCGGTCTGGGACGCCGAGAGGAAGCAGTGGGAGTCCGTCGATGGGCGCGAGTACCTGCGCATCCTCGAATTCGATGTGGCGGGCGAGAAGTGGACCGGCCGCCACTGGAAGTACGTTCTCGACCAGAATGGCCTCGCCATCGGCGACTTCAACATGATCGACGGCACCACGGGCCTTATCATCGAGCGCGACAACGGCGAGGGCACGGCGGACAAGGCCTGCCCGCAGGGCGAGAGGCGTCCCGACTGCTTCCAGGATCCCGCGAAGTTCAAGCGCATCGTGAAGATCGAGCTGTCGGACGCCAATGTGGGCAACCCGGTCCGCAAGATCGGCTATGTCGACCTGATGCAGATCGCCGATCCGAACAAGAAGGCTCGCAAGCCTCTCAACGACAATGTGCTGACCTTCCCGTTCTTCACCATCGAGAACGTGGACGTGGTCGACGAGCGCCACATCATCGTCGGCAACGACAACAATCTGCCCTTCTCCTCGAGCCGCGAGCCCAACAAGCAGGACGACAACGAGTTCGTTCTGCTCGACGTGGCGGATCTGCTGAAGGCGAAGTGA
- a CDS encoding branched-chain amino acid aminotransferase encodes MAWYSQTWNWFDGAWHEGNPPLIGPRSHVSWLGSSVFDGARVFEGVAPDLDRHCERVNRSAPTIGLKPTMDAKAIMDLVREGVKKFAPGTALYVKPMYWGEAEGLATIAPDPESTQFCLSLFEAPMPVPGGLSVMKSSFRRPTLESMPTDAKAGALYPNNARVLREAREKGFDNALVCDALGNVAETGTSNVFMAKDGVVYTPYPNGTFLNGITRQRVIQLLRDDGTTVVEGTLRYEDFATADEIFISGNYSKVMPVLRIDGRDLQPGPFYRLARELYWAFAHDKGILKAA; translated from the coding sequence GTGGCTTGGTATTCGCAGACCTGGAACTGGTTCGACGGCGCATGGCATGAGGGCAACCCGCCCCTGATCGGGCCGCGCTCCCATGTCTCCTGGCTCGGCTCCTCCGTGTTCGACGGCGCGCGCGTGTTCGAGGGCGTCGCGCCGGATCTCGACCGGCACTGCGAGCGCGTCAACCGCTCGGCGCCCACCATCGGGCTGAAGCCCACCATGGACGCCAAAGCCATCATGGATCTCGTCCGTGAGGGCGTGAAGAAGTTCGCCCCGGGGACCGCGCTCTACGTGAAGCCGATGTATTGGGGCGAGGCCGAGGGCCTTGCGACCATTGCGCCGGATCCGGAATCGACCCAGTTCTGCCTTTCGCTGTTCGAGGCGCCGATGCCGGTGCCGGGCGGCCTCTCCGTCATGAAGTCGAGCTTCCGTCGTCCGACGCTCGAATCCATGCCGACCGACGCGAAGGCCGGGGCGCTCTACCCCAACAACGCCCGCGTACTCCGCGAGGCGAGGGAGAAGGGCTTCGACAACGCGCTCGTCTGCGATGCCCTCGGCAACGTGGCCGAGACAGGCACATCCAACGTCTTCATGGCCAAGGATGGCGTGGTCTACACCCCGTATCCGAACGGTACGTTCCTGAACGGGATCACCCGCCAGCGCGTGATCCAGCTCCTGCGCGACGACGGCACGACCGTGGTCGAGGGGACGCTGCGCTATGAGGATTTCGCCACGGCGGACGAGATCTTCATCTCGGGCAATTATTCCAAGGTGATGCCGGTGCTGCGCATCGACGGCCGCGATCTCCAGCCCGGCCCGTTCTATCGCTTGGCGCGCGAGCTTTACTGGGCCTTTGCCCACGACAAGGGTATCCTCAAGGCCGCCTGA
- a CDS encoding haloacid dehalogenase type II encodes MSSPIIPDHTKALIFDAYGTLFDVHSAVARHRAEIGPDAARFSDVWRAKQLEYSWVLSLAGRYEPFWNLTEKALDYAFARYPDVPPSIRPLLLEAYRRLDAYPDVRETLRALLRKGLRRGILSNGDPDMLNAAVKSAGLADDLDTVLSVDAARVFKTNPHTYELVLQALSIAADEVVFVSSNRWDIAGAAAFGFTPVWVNRLGLPDEYGELAPSAVIRSLSELA; translated from the coding sequence ATGTCTTCGCCGATCATCCCAGACCATACCAAGGCCCTCATCTTCGACGCCTATGGAACATTGTTCGACGTGCACTCGGCCGTTGCCCGCCATAGGGCCGAGATCGGACCGGATGCAGCCCGCTTCTCGGATGTCTGGCGCGCGAAGCAGCTCGAATATTCATGGGTGCTCTCGCTTGCCGGCCGCTACGAGCCCTTCTGGAACCTGACCGAGAAGGCGCTGGACTACGCCTTCGCACGGTATCCGGACGTGCCCCCCTCGATCAGGCCGCTCCTGCTGGAGGCCTATCGCAGGCTGGATGCGTATCCGGACGTGCGCGAGACGTTGCGCGCCCTTCTCAGGAAGGGCCTGCGAAGGGGCATCCTGTCGAACGGCGATCCGGACATGTTGAACGCCGCCGTGAAATCCGCCGGCCTTGCCGACGATCTCGACACGGTCCTCTCGGTCGATGCGGCGCGGGTGTTCAAAACGAACCCGCACACCTATGAGCTCGTGCTCCAGGCGTTGTCCATCGCGGCCGACGAAGTCGTCTTCGTCTCCTCGAACCGCTGGGACATCGCAGGCGCCGCGGCGTTCGGCTTCACGCCTGTCTGGGTGAACCGGCTCGGATTGCCGGACGAATATGGGGAGTTGGCTCCAAGCGCGGTGATCAGGTCGCTGAGCGAGCTTGCTTAG
- a CDS encoding M20/M25/M40 family metallo-hydrolase, which yields MSQLDQVLSKIDSDLDASLERLFQWLKVPSISTDPAYKDHCRTAGQWLVDELKGIGVEASLRETGGHPVVLGHAGGDAKLHVLFYGHYDVQPVDPLELWERPPFEPRIITLPDGRKAISARGSSDDKGQVLTFVEACRAWKSVTGSLPINITFLVEGAEEDGSKFLPEFIEANKAELKADVALVCDTGMWDQETPAITSSLRGMVYEEVIVRCADRDLHSGSFGGAARNPIHVLSKIIAAIHDDDGRITIPDFYEGVPETPTQVLEQWKGLNLTEEEFLGQVGLKHSAGEKGRMLIEQIQSRPTCDVNGIIGGYTGEGTKTVIAAEARCKISFRLVGDQDPEKISANFQAFVRERIPADCSVEFIKHKGSRALALPHDFPAITAAKSALHDEWKKDPIVIGMGGSIPVGGDFKRTLGLDTLFVGFGLDDDRIHSPNEKYDLKSFHKGTRSWARILAALAK from the coding sequence ATGTCCCAGCTCGACCAAGTTCTCTCCAAAATCGATTCCGATCTCGACGCCTCCCTGGAGCGGCTGTTCCAGTGGTTGAAGGTTCCCTCCATCTCCACCGACCCGGCCTACAAGGATCATTGCCGCACCGCCGGGCAATGGCTGGTGGACGAACTGAAGGGCATCGGCGTCGAGGCGTCCCTGCGCGAGACGGGCGGGCATCCGGTGGTGCTCGGACATGCCGGCGGCGACGCGAAGCTGCATGTGCTCTTCTACGGCCATTACGACGTGCAGCCGGTCGACCCGCTGGAGCTGTGGGAAAGGCCTCCCTTCGAGCCGCGCATCATCACGCTGCCGGACGGGCGCAAGGCGATCAGCGCCCGCGGATCCTCCGACGACAAGGGCCAGGTGCTGACCTTCGTGGAGGCCTGCCGCGCCTGGAAATCCGTGACCGGATCGCTGCCGATCAACATCACCTTCCTCGTCGAGGGCGCGGAAGAGGACGGCTCCAAGTTCCTGCCCGAGTTCATCGAGGCCAACAAGGCCGAGCTGAAGGCCGACGTGGCCCTCGTCTGCGACACCGGCATGTGGGATCAGGAAACGCCCGCCATCACGTCGTCCCTGCGCGGCATGGTCTATGAGGAAGTGATCGTGCGCTGCGCGGACCGCGACCTGCATTCCGGCTCCTTCGGCGGCGCGGCCCGAAACCCGATCCATGTGCTGTCGAAGATCATCGCGGCGATCCACGACGACGACGGCCGCATCACGATCCCGGATTTCTACGAGGGCGTGCCGGAAACGCCGACGCAGGTTCTGGAGCAGTGGAAGGGCCTCAATCTCACCGAGGAGGAGTTCCTCGGCCAGGTCGGGCTGAAGCATTCCGCCGGCGAGAAAGGGCGTATGCTCATCGAGCAGATCCAGTCGCGCCCCACCTGCGACGTGAACGGCATCATCGGCGGCTACACGGGCGAGGGCACCAAGACGGTGATCGCGGCCGAAGCGCGCTGCAAGATTTCCTTCCGTCTCGTAGGCGATCAGGATCCGGAGAAGATCTCCGCGAATTTCCAGGCCTTCGTGCGCGAGCGCATCCCGGCCGATTGCTCGGTGGAGTTCATCAAGCACAAGGGCTCCCGCGCCCTGGCGCTGCCGCATGATTTCCCTGCCATCACGGCGGCGAAATCGGCTCTGCACGACGAATGGAAGAAGGATCCCATCGTCATCGGCATGGGCGGCTCGATCCCGGTCGGCGGCGATTTCAAGCGCACGCTCGGCCTCGACACCCTCTTCGTCGGCTTCGGCCTCGACGACGACCGTATCCACTCGCCCAACGAGAAATACGACCTCAAGAGCTTCCACAAGGGTACCCGCTCCTGGGCGCGGATCCTGGCGGCTCTGGCGAAGTAA
- a CDS encoding GNAT family N-acetyltransferase, producing MHHIRLAQLDDLAAVEAIVQAAYSPYIPIIGQRPGPMLDDYAALIAKRCVHVLVAEKEVAGILVLVPDDGAMLLDNVAVHPDRHGRGYGRALIAFAERLARERGFKAIRLYTNEAMSENIRLYERLGFLETHRAEEKGFRRVYMTKLLSSRP from the coding sequence ATGCATCATATCCGCCTCGCGCAGCTCGACGATCTTGCCGCTGTCGAAGCGATCGTCCAGGCCGCCTATTCGCCGTACATCCCGATCATCGGGCAAAGGCCCGGGCCGATGCTGGACGATTATGCCGCGCTCATCGCGAAGCGTTGCGTCCATGTGCTCGTCGCCGAGAAGGAGGTGGCCGGGATCCTCGTTCTCGTGCCTGACGATGGGGCAATGCTTCTCGACAATGTGGCCGTGCATCCGGATCGGCACGGACGCGGCTACGGGCGTGCGTTGATCGCCTTTGCGGAAAGGCTCGCCCGCGAACGTGGGTTCAAGGCCATCCGGCTCTATACGAACGAGGCGATGAGCGAGAACATCCGTCTCTATGAACGCCTGGGATTCTTAGAGACGCATCGCGCCGAGGAAAAGGGTTTCCGGCGCGTCTACATGACGAAGCTGCTGAGCTCCCGACCCTGA
- a CDS encoding helicase HerA-like domain-containing protein has translation MLEDGKIFIGKSTKPEYLDLRLANRHGLVTGATGTGKTVSLQVLAEGFSNAGVPVFAADIKGDLSGMAAPGNGKEPLVKRAKEIGIEYVPDKFPVVFWDLFGEQGHRVRATISEMGPLLLSRLLDLNDTQEGVLNIAFRIADEQGLLLLDLKDLRALLQLISDNAGELTTTYGNVSKATIGTILRQLLVLENQQGDEFLGEPALDIKDLMRTDRDGRGVVNILAADKLMSNPRLYATFLLWLMSELFEDLPEVGDLDQPKLVFFFDEAHLLFNDAPKVLVETVERVVRLIRSKGVGVYFITQNPVDVPESVLAQLGNRVQHALRAYTPREQKAVRVAAQTFRQNPAFDTEKAITELGVGEALVSMLEGKGVPSMVERTLIAPPMAQVGPIELTERQQIVASSPLRGKYDQPVDPESAYEMLAKRAEKAAADAKAAEGGGGILDMLGGLFGTSGQRKGSMTMTQRVTREVTRTVVNQTVGSLAAEIGKSIGGRQGSSIGRAIVRGTLGGLLKR, from the coding sequence ATGCTCGAAGACGGAAAGATCTTCATCGGTAAAAGCACCAAGCCGGAATATCTGGACCTGAGGCTTGCCAACCGCCATGGCCTGGTGACCGGTGCCACGGGCACGGGTAAGACCGTCTCGCTGCAGGTGCTGGCGGAGGGATTCTCCAATGCGGGCGTCCCGGTCTTCGCCGCGGATATCAAGGGTGATCTCTCCGGCATGGCCGCTCCCGGCAATGGCAAGGAGCCCCTGGTCAAGCGCGCCAAGGAAATCGGGATCGAGTACGTGCCGGACAAGTTCCCGGTGGTGTTCTGGGACCTGTTCGGCGAGCAGGGCCACCGCGTGCGGGCGACGATCTCCGAGATGGGCCCGCTGCTCCTCTCCCGCCTCCTCGATCTCAACGACACTCAGGAAGGCGTGCTCAACATCGCGTTCCGCATCGCCGACGAGCAAGGATTGCTGCTGCTCGACCTGAAGGATCTGCGCGCGCTGCTGCAGCTCATCTCCGACAATGCCGGTGAACTCACCACCACCTACGGCAATGTGTCGAAGGCCACCATCGGGACGATCCTGCGCCAGCTTCTCGTGCTGGAGAACCAGCAGGGCGACGAGTTCCTCGGCGAGCCGGCCCTGGACATCAAGGACCTGATGCGCACGGATCGCGACGGGCGCGGCGTCGTCAACATCCTGGCGGCCGACAAGCTGATGAGTAATCCGCGCCTCTACGCGACGTTCCTCCTCTGGCTCATGTCCGAATTGTTCGAGGACCTGCCGGAGGTGGGCGATCTGGACCAGCCCAAGCTCGTCTTCTTCTTCGACGAGGCGCATCTTCTCTTCAACGATGCCCCCAAGGTGCTCGTCGAGACGGTGGAGCGGGTCGTGCGGCTGATCCGGTCGAAAGGGGTCGGCGTCTATTTCATCACGCAGAACCCGGTCGACGTGCCGGAGAGCGTCCTGGCGCAGCTCGGCAACCGGGTGCAGCATGCTCTGCGCGCCTATACGCCGCGCGAGCAGAAGGCGGTGCGCGTGGCGGCGCAGACCTTCCGGCAGAACCCCGCCTTCGACACGGAGAAGGCCATCACCGAGCTCGGCGTCGGCGAGGCCCTGGTCTCGATGCTCGAAGGGAAAGGCGTCCCGTCTATGGTGGAGCGCACGCTGATCGCGCCGCCCATGGCCCAGGTCGGGCCGATCGAGCTGACCGAGCGCCAGCAGATCGTGGCCTCGAGCCCGTTGCGCGGAAAATACGACCAGCCGGTCGATCCGGAATCCGCTTACGAGATGCTCGCCAAGCGGGCCGAGAAGGCTGCTGCCGATGCCAAGGCGGCGGAAGGAGGAGGGGGCATTCTCGACATGCTCGGCGGCCTCTTCGGGACGTCGGGCCAGCGCAAGGGTTCCATGACCATGACCCAGCGGGTGACCCGCGAAGTCACGCGCACGGTCGTCAACCAGACGGTGGGGAGCCTGGCGGCCGAGATCGGCAAGTCCATCGGCGGCCGCCAGGGCAGCTCCATCGGTCGCGCCATCGTGCGCGGGACCCTGGGCGGGCTGTTGAAGCGGTAG
- a CDS encoding transposase — protein sequence MPQQGGAAGKKIVGYKRHITVDTDGRLLMVKLAAPPSPNVPAQAILDPIRKRWPWVAHLFADSADERLKLRTGPYLDIVAESVRPRRKTNTESLQAQWHHIGQLGA from the coding sequence ATGCCGCAACAAGGGGGCGCTGCCGGCAAGAAGATCGTCGGGTACAAGCGCCACATCACGGTGGACACCGACGGGCGGCTCCTGATGGTCAAGCTGGCCGCGCCGCCATCTCCGAACGTGCCGGCGCAAGCCATCCTCGACCCCATCCGCAAGCGATGGCCCTGGGTGGCTCATCTGTTCGCCGACAGCGCCGATGAGAGGCTCAAGCTGAGGACAGGCCCCTATCTCGACATTGTCGCCGAGAGTGTCCGCCCCCGCAGAAAAACCAATACAGAGTCACTTCAAGCACAGTGGCATCATATAGGGCAACTAGGGGCGTAA
- a CDS encoding alpha-glucosidase, translating into MQIQTTADGFDLVLDGRLILRQRGDAPCLFVGKGDARMDMYRGNFDIEDYVIERTPLAHVVISGSDIAFSAAPGQPARVILQVSGDERTGTIAFRTEDASLNRIWIRIYAEEDEHVWGGGEQMSYLDMRGRQFPLWTSEPGVGRDKTTEITFKADVTGKSGGDYWNTNYPQPTYLSSRRYALHVETTAYSAFDFRRGNFHEIETWAVPERIEFTARPTFISLVEAMSDRFGRQPPLPEWVYGGAIIGLKDGARSFERLDAILAAGTKVSGLWCEDWVGLRHTSFGARLFWDWKANDDRYPGLRRRIAELEERGIRFLGYVNPYLAVDGSLFPEAEAAGYFAKDEVGKTALVDFGEFDCGVVDFTNPDASAWFAERVIGQNMLDFGLSGWMADFGEYLPIDVKLANGIDAKLMHNAWPTLWAEVNARAVASRGKTGEALFFMRAGFTGIQKHCPLLWGGDQSVDFTRHDGLVTVMSGALSSGLLGNAYHHSDIGGYTSLFGNVRTAELIMRWAEMGAFTPVMRTHEGNRPRDNLQIDQDPQVLEHFARMTQIYVHLVPYLKSLVAEASTRGLPVQRPLFLHFENDSRTYAIQDAYLYGPDLLVAPVWQAGKTEWSVYLPEGAEWVHVWSGEAFAGGREATVPAPFGQPPVFYRSGSGFAPLFASLRPL; encoded by the coding sequence ATGCAGATCCAAACGACCGCTGACGGCTTCGATCTCGTTCTCGATGGAAGACTGATCCTGCGCCAGCGTGGCGATGCGCCATGTCTCTTCGTGGGGAAAGGCGATGCCCGGATGGACATGTATCGCGGCAATTTCGACATCGAGGACTATGTCATTGAGCGCACCCCGCTCGCGCACGTAGTCATATCCGGATCCGACATCGCTTTTTCAGCGGCGCCGGGGCAGCCGGCCCGGGTGATCCTTCAAGTTTCGGGAGATGAGCGGACAGGCACCATCGCGTTCCGGACCGAGGATGCATCGCTCAACCGGATCTGGATTCGCATCTATGCGGAAGAGGACGAGCATGTATGGGGTGGCGGCGAGCAGATGTCCTATCTCGACATGCGCGGACGCCAATTTCCTCTCTGGACGTCGGAGCCCGGTGTAGGCCGTGACAAGACGACGGAAATCACCTTCAAGGCGGATGTCACCGGGAAGTCGGGCGGCGACTACTGGAACACCAATTATCCGCAGCCGACCTATCTCTCGTCCCGGCGCTATGCGCTGCACGTGGAGACGACGGCCTATTCGGCCTTCGACTTCCGCCGTGGCAATTTCCACGAAATCGAGACCTGGGCCGTGCCGGAGCGGATCGAGTTCACGGCGCGTCCTACCTTCATCTCTCTCGTCGAGGCCATGTCGGACCGCTTCGGCCGTCAGCCGCCGTTGCCGGAATGGGTCTATGGCGGTGCGATCATCGGCCTGAAGGACGGAGCCCGGTCGTTCGAGCGCCTGGACGCCATCCTTGCCGCTGGCACGAAGGTGTCGGGCCTCTGGTGCGAGGATTGGGTGGGCCTGCGCCATACCTCGTTCGGCGCTCGTCTGTTCTGGGATTGGAAGGCCAACGACGACCGATATCCGGGCCTGCGCCGACGCATTGCGGAGCTGGAGGAGCGCGGTATTCGTTTCCTCGGCTACGTGAATCCTTATCTCGCGGTCGACGGCTCGCTGTTCCCGGAAGCGGAGGCTGCAGGTTATTTCGCCAAAGACGAGGTCGGCAAGACGGCGCTCGTGGATTTCGGCGAGTTCGATTGCGGCGTCGTGGATTTCACCAATCCGGACGCATCCGCCTGGTTCGCCGAGCGGGTGATCGGTCAGAACATGCTCGATTTCGGCCTTTCCGGATGGATGGCCGACTTCGGCGAGTACCTGCCGATCGACGTGAAGCTCGCCAACGGCATCGACGCGAAGCTGATGCACAATGCGTGGCCGACGCTCTGGGCCGAAGTGAATGCGCGCGCGGTAGCGAGCCGGGGCAAGACCGGCGAAGCTCTGTTCTTCATGCGCGCCGGCTTCACGGGCATTCAGAAGCATTGTCCCCTGCTGTGGGGCGGAGACCAGTCTGTCGACTTCACCCGCCACGACGGGCTCGTGACTGTGATGTCGGGCGCGCTTTCATCGGGGCTTCTCGGCAATGCCTATCACCACTCCGATATCGGCGGCTATACGAGCCTGTTCGGCAATGTGCGCACGGCCGAGCTCATCATGCGCTGGGCCGAGATGGGAGCGTTCACGCCGGTCATGCGCACCCATGAAGGTAACCGCCCGCGCGACAACCTTCAGATCGACCAGGACCCGCAGGTGCTCGAACATTTCGCCCGGATGACGCAGATTTATGTGCATCTCGTGCCTTACCTGAAATCCCTCGTGGCTGAAGCATCGACGCGAGGCCTGCCGGTGCAGCGCCCGCTGTTCCTTCATTTCGAGAACGATTCCCGCACCTACGCAATCCAGGATGCCTATCTCTACGGCCCTGACCTCCTCGTCGCGCCGGTCTGGCAGGCGGGGAAGACGGAATGGAGCGTCTATCTTCCAGAAGGCGCAGAATGGGTTCATGTCTGGTCGGGCGAGGCATTCGCCGGCGGGCGTGAGGCGACGGTTCCGGCACCCTTCGGACAGCCGCCCGTGTTCTACCGTTCAGGATCGGGGTTCGCGCCGTTGTTCGCGAGCCTGAGGCCCCTCTGA